Proteins encoded together in one Bacteroidales bacterium window:
- a CDS encoding efflux RND transporter permease subunit, which produces INRYNGQKEIRVDAELVNPYEAVPPILERVRNEILPELNQLYPGVEVDFQGQSRDSAESGADLANAYLIAFIIIVALIMMHFRSVMQATIVVLMIPLSILGAIWGHGIEGIPVSMLSVWGMVALSGVIINDAIVYLAKYNSLLREGLSIANAAYRAGLARFRPIILTTLTTTVGLYPIILEGSFQAQFLKPMAVTLAYGVMIGTGFILLFFPVLIIVLNDLRFHSVSLWRRFSYWYHGSLPEGVSLVPTREELEPAVKQQKVTMN; this is translated from the coding sequence ATTAATCGTTACAACGGGCAAAAAGAGATCAGGGTTGATGCAGAGTTGGTGAATCCTTATGAAGCCGTGCCGCCAATTTTAGAGAGGGTCAGAAATGAAATTTTGCCTGAACTCAACCAGCTTTATCCCGGAGTAGAAGTTGATTTTCAGGGGCAGAGCCGCGACAGTGCTGAATCCGGTGCTGACCTGGCTAATGCTTACCTGATTGCTTTCATCATCATCGTCGCATTGATCATGATGCACTTCCGGTCGGTAATGCAGGCCACCATTGTAGTGCTTATGATCCCTCTTTCTATCCTTGGGGCAATATGGGGGCATGGTATTGAAGGCATTCCCGTTTCAATGCTCAGCGTTTGGGGTATGGTTGCCCTCTCGGGGGTAATCATCAATGATGCCATCGTTTACCTGGCAAAATACAATAGTCTACTCCGGGAAGGTCTCTCTATAGCCAATGCTGCCTACCGGGCTGGCTTGGCACGCTTCCGCCCTATTATTTTAACCACCCTGACCACCACCGTCGGGCTGTACCCTATTATTCTCGAAGGCAGTTTCCAGGCTCAGTTTCTTAAACCAATGGCCGTGACACTCGCCTATGGTGTAATGATTGGCACCGGGTTTATCCTTTTATTCTTCCCAGTTCTGATCATTGTTCTCAACGACCTTCGTTTTCACTCCGTTAGCCTCTGGCGACGATTCTCATATTGGTACCACGGGAGTTTGCCCGAAGGGGTTAGTCTCGTTCCAACCCGCGAAGAACTGGAACCGGCTGTAAAACAGCAAAAAGTGACCATGAATTGA